In one Cyanobacteriota bacterium genomic region, the following are encoded:
- the nth gene encoding endonuclease III → MASEHGSKATSNKKQRALEVLRRLKQMYPDARCSLDYATPFQLLVATILSAQCTDERVNMVTPELFRQFPDPSSMAAAPIAELETLVRSTGFYRNKAKNIQGAAQTILAQFNGEVPQTMEELLTLPGVARKTANVVLAHAFGINAGVTVDTHVKRLSNRLGLTQQTEPAKIEQDLMRLLPQPDWENWSIRLIYHGRAVCNARKPLCDRCELADLCPSASL, encoded by the coding sequence CAGCGAGCACTAGAGGTATTGCGACGGTTGAAGCAGATGTACCCCGATGCCCGCTGCTCCTTGGACTATGCCACACCCTTCCAATTACTAGTAGCCACCATTTTGTCAGCCCAATGCACTGATGAGCGCGTGAATATGGTGACTCCGGAACTGTTTCGTCAGTTTCCTGACCCATCCAGCATGGCGGCTGCGCCGATCGCCGAGCTAGAGACACTAGTGCGTTCCACAGGCTTTTATCGGAACAAGGCCAAAAATATTCAGGGAGCTGCCCAGACGATCCTGGCCCAATTCAACGGTGAGGTGCCCCAGACGATGGAAGAACTGCTTACCCTTCCTGGTGTGGCCCGCAAAACTGCTAATGTCGTCCTTGCCCATGCCTTTGGTATCAATGCAGGAGTCACCGTAGATACCCATGTCAAGCGCTTGAGCAATCGTCTGGGACTGACTCAGCAAACTGAACCTGCCAAGATTGAACAGGATTTAATGCGCCTATTGCCCCAACCCGATTGGGAAAACTGGTCAATTCGCCTGATTTATCATGGACGCGCTGTTTGTAATGCTCGCAAGCCCCTCTGCGATCGCTGTGAACTAGCCGATCTTTGCCCCTCTGCATCCTTGTAA